The following proteins are encoded in a genomic region of Alnus glutinosa chromosome 8, dhAlnGlut1.1, whole genome shotgun sequence:
- the LOC133874751 gene encoding scarecrow-like protein 18 — MFMASFNSSNHDQQEEEDPSSDLQYHHQLIPEPSRGGFTSIHIRQLLIRCAELISRSDLSAAHRLVSILSSNSSPDGDSTERLVHQFAKALSLRLNNCCYAAAGATSATATTITTGPTMMMMMMIPPTSAAAAVTATTANDSNNIADTEPEKALQSCYLSLNQITPFVRFSHLTANQAILEAIDEGQQAIHILDFDIMHGLQWPPLMQALAERSYPPPMLRITATGHDLNILHRTGDRLLTFAQSLGLRFQFHPLLLGNSDDPVIPPALALLPDEALAVNCVLYLHRLLKDDSRALRLFLHKIKTLNPKVVTIAEREANHNHPLFLQRFVEALDHYTAVFDSLEATLPPNSRERLTVEQVWFGREIMDIVAAEGDKRRERHERYESWEVMLRSSGFSNVPLSPFALSQAKLLLRLHYPSEGYQLQIRNDSLFLGWRNRALFSVSSWH; from the coding sequence ATGTTCATGGCATCATTCAATTCTTCCAATCATGATcaacaagaagaagaggacCCCAGCTCAGATCTGCAATACCATCACCAGCTTATTCCCGAGCCATCTCGAGGGGGCTTCACCTCAATCCACATTCGCCAATTACTCATTCGTTGCGCTGAGCTCATATCTAGGTCCGATTTATCTGCTGCTCACCGCCTCGTATCCATTTTGTCCAGTAACTCGTCCCCTGATGGGGACTCCACTGAGAGGTTGGTCCACCAGTTTGCCAAAGCCCTCTCCCTCCGCCTCAATAATTGCTGCTACGCAGCTGCCGGTGCTACTTCTGCGACTGCGACCACCATCACCACCGGTCCcacgatgatgatgatgatgatgattccTCCTACTAGCGCTGCGGCTGCTGTAACTGCTACTACAGCTAATGATAGCAACAATATTGCCGACACAGAGCCAGAGAAGGCTCTTCAGTCATGCTATCTATCGTTAAACCAAATAACCCCATTCGTAAGGTTCAGCCATCTGACAGCCAACCAAGCCATCTTGGAAGCCATAGACGAAGGGCAGCAGGCCATCCACATCCTTGACTTCGACATCATGCACGGCCTGCAATGGCCTCCGCTGATGCAGGCCCTTGCCGAGCGCTCCTACCCTCCTCCCATGCTTCGCATTACTGCCACAGGTCATGATCTGAACATCCTCCATCGAACTGGCGATCGCCTTCTGACGTTTGCTCAGTCCCTCGGCCTCAGATTCCAGTTCCATCCGCTTCTCCTCGGCAACAGCGACGACCCTGTTATTCCTCCCGCGCTTGCGCTCCTCCCTGATGAAGCGCTTGCGGTCAACTGCGTGCTTTATCTGCACAGGCTCCTTAAGGACGACTCCCGTGCCCTACGTCTCTTCCTCCACAAGATCAAGACCTTGAACCCCAAGGTGGTTACCATCGCCGAGAGAGAGGCCAACCACAACCACCCTCTCTTCTTGCAGAGATTCGTGGAGGCCTTGGACCACTATACGGCCGTCTTCGACTCCCTGGAGGCCACGTTGCCCCCCAACAGCAGGGAGAGGCTCACTGTGGAGCAAGTTTGGTTCGGAAGAGAGATCATGGACATCGTGGCAGCAGAGGGAGACAAAAGAAGAGAACGGCACGAAAGGTACGAGTCGTGGGAGGTGATGCTTCGGAGCTCAGGGTTTTCCAATGTTCCCTTGAGCCCCTTTGCCCTTTCGCAGGCCAAACTCCTCCTGAGGCTCCACTATCCTTCTGAGGGTTACCAGCTCCAGATTCGCAACGATTCTTTATTTCTTGGTTGGCGGAATCGAGCTCTCTTCTCAGTATCTTCCTGGCACTGA